In Saccharothrix syringae, the following are encoded in one genomic region:
- a CDS encoding XRE family transcriptional regulator, which yields MDRKQFLRTAALGVGTLALAPVAALLEGTQPTAAPARVGQTEIEQIHTAARVFAGWDHTYGGGLAREAVLAQLRFSADLLGANYPAKLHGPLHSAVGYLAHTCAFMAFDAYAHDDARRVFQFALACAEEAEDWHLRAKILSSMARQAIWIGKPDEGLTLTEHALVRADRLTATERAMLHTAHARALAKMGRVRETLIAVGTADDHFAHSNLANDASWMRYYDAAQHAGDTGHALFDIAVHGRSPAEATARFSTAVAGHTAAYARSRTISQIKLASLTMATGDPREAAVIGSVALDAAGTIRSNRAVDDLRELARYSQRHRSIPAVEALRHRITTLVVAR from the coding sequence GTGGACCGAAAGCAGTTCCTGCGCACTGCCGCCCTCGGCGTCGGCACCCTCGCGCTCGCCCCGGTCGCCGCCCTGCTGGAGGGCACCCAGCCGACCGCGGCCCCCGCCCGCGTCGGCCAGACCGAGATCGAGCAGATCCACACCGCGGCGCGCGTGTTCGCCGGGTGGGACCACACCTACGGCGGCGGCCTGGCCCGCGAAGCCGTCCTCGCCCAACTCCGCTTCTCCGCCGACCTGCTCGGCGCCAACTACCCCGCCAAGCTGCACGGCCCGCTGCACAGCGCCGTCGGCTACCTCGCCCACACCTGCGCCTTCATGGCCTTCGACGCCTACGCCCACGACGACGCCCGCCGCGTGTTCCAGTTCGCCCTGGCCTGCGCCGAGGAGGCCGAGGACTGGCACCTGCGCGCCAAGATCCTCTCCTCGATGGCCCGACAGGCCATCTGGATCGGCAAGCCCGACGAGGGCCTGACGCTCACCGAGCACGCCCTCGTCCGCGCCGACCGGCTCACCGCGACCGAGCGGGCCATGCTGCACACGGCCCACGCACGAGCGCTGGCCAAGATGGGCCGCGTCCGGGAAACGCTCATCGCCGTCGGCACCGCCGACGACCACTTCGCACACAGCAACCTGGCCAACGACGCGTCGTGGATGCGCTACTACGACGCCGCCCAGCACGCGGGCGACACCGGCCACGCCCTGTTCGACATCGCCGTCCACGGCCGCTCCCCCGCCGAGGCCACCGCCCGGTTCTCCACGGCCGTAGCCGGGCACACCGCCGCCTACGCCCGGTCGCGCACGATCTCGCAGATCAAGCTGGCCTCGCTGACCATGGCCACCGGCGACCCGCGCGAGGCCGCGGTGATCGGCTCAGTGGCGCTGGACGCCGCCGGGACCATCCGTTCCAACCGCGCCGTGGACGACCTGCGCGAGCTGGCTCGCTACAGCCAGCGGCACCGGAGCATCCCCGCGGTGGAGGCCCTGCGGCACCGCATCACGACCTTGGTGGTGGCACGGTGA
- a CDS encoding DUF4254 domain-containing protein, producing the protein MTETPLEQGRTVDAAAGAIPRVSLVVRAFSSPCEVDGDHPVLVVAADLGAEHRARTEAQRIVSDPCSDDHVVAAALRALHDHDVTRSRLAEQVDVWATGQFGESGARLLHTESLGQLVDRLGALWAWSRLLAEDDDPAARDPARLALHRLGELCIGYDDLVTDLLSGRRRLPIYQALTRYDVAA; encoded by the coding sequence ATGACGGAGACCCCGCTTGAGCAGGGCAGGACGGTGGACGCTGCTGCTGGCGCCATCCCGCGCGTCTCGCTGGTGGTCCGGGCGTTCAGCAGTCCCTGCGAGGTCGACGGCGATCACCCGGTGCTCGTCGTGGCGGCGGACCTGGGAGCTGAGCACCGGGCGCGTACCGAGGCCCAGAGGATCGTCAGCGACCCGTGCAGCGATGACCACGTGGTCGCCGCCGCTCTCCGTGCTCTCCACGACCACGACGTCACCCGATCGAGGCTTGCCGAGCAGGTCGACGTCTGGGCGACTGGGCAGTTCGGCGAGTCCGGTGCGCGGCTGCTGCACACCGAAAGCCTTGGGCAGTTGGTCGACCGGCTGGGCGCGCTGTGGGCCTGGTCCCGGCTGTTGGCCGAGGACGACGACCCGGCCGCACGCGATCCGGCGAGGCTGGCGCTGCACCGGCTGGGCGAGCTGTGCATCGGTTACGACGACCTGGTGACCGACCTGCTGAGCGGTCGGCGTCGGCTGCCGATCTATCAGGCGCTCACCAGATACGACGTGGCCGCGTGA
- a CDS encoding FxLD family lanthipeptide — MTALSLVPPVDTAAIGAVNLDAEFDLDLRVSTDPLPGISDGCATDDGCDPTCASSCVSNA, encoded by the coding sequence ATGACGGCACTGTCCCTCGTTCCCCCGGTCGACACCGCGGCGATCGGCGCGGTGAACCTGGACGCCGAGTTCGACCTGGACCTGCGGGTGTCCACCGACCCACTGCCCGGCATCTCCGACGGGTGCGCGACCGACGACGGGTGCGACCCCACCTGCGCCTCGTCCTGCGTCAGCAACGCCTGA
- a CDS encoding lantibiotic dehydratase, with the protein MPASNAPRLYRHQGIGLLRAAAIPLNEVPSWWPDPADTETCRSWMREVWSRADLAEAIGAASPGLAARVQVLCEDPNAPGKQVRRATLTTVRYLLRAVGRHTPFGLFAGVAPVPLLDAPSNGVPTRCGSGHRVIARVDTSWLADVIDQLEARPELVERLDVVFTDLAVERGLRLEAPHGPAKTSVRRTRAVEAIREAATTPIGFGDLVTAVIAAFPQVDPAAVGGTLTALVRQGLLITCLRAPMTITDPLEYLVNRLRRARAGTLAATAPVLRELEAIHSELVRHNQVGATRATQVPVRATLISRMRTVSSAGRVTLGLDLRLDVRTALPEQVVNEIERAADVLVRLSNQPTGQAVWREYYTAFCARYGTGTLVPLADVVDPDTGLGFPAGYPGSLHPMPPESGAPRQEMLLALAWEAVVDRAAEVVLTDEVIDALTVGGSSAQRRIPPHVELAVRIQAAGPEALQRGDYTFTVAPGRSAGTFTSRFTNVVDGAELGATYAAMPTAVEGALPVQLSFPPVHPNAENVSRVPAYLPHVLPLGEHGENGQSAVVNLDDLAVTATHHGLHLVSLSLNEVVEPQVFHALALDKQVPPLARFLAHLPRALTAAWHEFDWGPHAGRLPFLPRVRYRHAVLGPARWRLDTTDLPSTTDHGQWRRALEHWRQRLRCPGTVELRDGDRSLRLTLDEPVHAEVLRTHLARHGQAILVEVSDQAMFGWAGGHVHEIAVPLASTRPPTPSPRVAALPLVTNSDHGHLPGTGDWLYTKLYTHPDRVNEIVAHRLPQLLETTGSAARAWYIRYRSPQENDHLRLRLRTSGREEHLRAVAAVGEWAQQLRRDGFASRLVLDTYLPETGHYGHGPAMEAAEEVFIADSTAVSSQLRHLPDTAVAPTVLAAVGMVAIADGFLGSREEALRWLLDRPAPGTADRHHTASTTRLTLADNLCELPGWTDELTQAWKARAAALAAYRKQLPAEIGSDAVLESLLHMHHNRVLGVDRTSEAACRRMARQAALAWHARGAR; encoded by the coding sequence ATGCCTGCTTCGAACGCACCTCGGCTCTACCGGCACCAGGGGATCGGCCTGCTGCGCGCGGCAGCGATCCCGCTGAACGAGGTGCCGTCGTGGTGGCCCGACCCCGCTGACACCGAGACGTGCAGGTCGTGGATGCGCGAGGTCTGGTCGCGGGCGGACCTGGCCGAGGCGATCGGTGCAGCCAGCCCTGGGTTGGCGGCACGGGTGCAGGTTCTGTGCGAAGACCCCAACGCCCCGGGCAAGCAGGTGCGGCGCGCCACCCTGACCACGGTCCGCTACCTGCTGCGCGCGGTTGGTCGGCACACGCCGTTCGGATTGTTCGCGGGCGTGGCGCCGGTCCCGCTGCTCGACGCTCCGTCCAACGGCGTGCCGACGCGCTGTGGGAGCGGGCACCGCGTGATCGCGCGCGTCGACACCAGCTGGCTGGCCGACGTGATCGACCAGCTCGAAGCGCGACCTGAGCTGGTGGAGCGCTTGGACGTGGTGTTCACCGACCTCGCCGTCGAACGCGGCCTTCGGTTGGAAGCGCCGCACGGCCCCGCCAAGACCAGCGTTCGCCGTACCCGTGCCGTCGAGGCGATCCGTGAAGCCGCCACCACGCCGATCGGCTTCGGCGACCTCGTCACCGCCGTGATCGCTGCCTTCCCGCAGGTCGATCCTGCCGCAGTCGGTGGCACCCTGACCGCGTTGGTCCGCCAAGGACTGCTCATCACGTGCCTGCGTGCCCCGATGACGATCACCGATCCGCTGGAGTACCTGGTCAACCGCTTGAGGAGAGCACGGGCTGGCACTCTGGCCGCGACCGCTCCCGTACTGCGTGAACTGGAAGCGATCCACTCCGAACTCGTCCGGCACAACCAGGTGGGTGCCACGCGTGCAACGCAGGTACCCGTGCGGGCGACGCTCATCAGCCGCATGCGGACGGTCTCCTCAGCCGGGCGCGTCACTTTGGGGCTCGACCTGCGCCTGGACGTCAGAACAGCCCTGCCTGAGCAGGTGGTCAACGAGATCGAGCGCGCCGCCGACGTCCTGGTGCGGCTGAGCAACCAGCCAACCGGGCAGGCCGTGTGGCGCGAGTACTACACGGCGTTCTGCGCTCGCTATGGCACCGGAACCCTGGTGCCGCTGGCCGACGTGGTCGACCCGGACACTGGACTCGGCTTCCCAGCTGGCTACCCCGGCAGCCTGCACCCGATGCCGCCGGAGTCGGGAGCACCACGCCAAGAGATGCTCTTGGCGTTGGCTTGGGAGGCGGTTGTCGACCGCGCCGCCGAGGTCGTCCTCACCGACGAGGTGATCGACGCGCTGACCGTGGGAGGCAGCTCCGCGCAACGTCGCATCCCGCCGCACGTCGAACTCGCCGTCCGCATCCAGGCCGCCGGTCCGGAGGCGCTCCAGCGTGGCGACTACACGTTCACCGTGGCGCCGGGCCGCTCGGCCGGGACCTTCACCTCCCGCTTCACCAACGTGGTCGACGGCGCGGAACTGGGGGCGACGTACGCGGCCATGCCGACCGCGGTGGAGGGCGCCCTACCGGTGCAGCTCTCGTTCCCGCCGGTCCACCCCAACGCCGAGAACGTGTCCCGCGTCCCGGCCTACCTGCCGCACGTGCTCCCGCTCGGCGAACACGGCGAGAACGGCCAGTCCGCTGTCGTGAACCTGGACGACCTCGCTGTTACCGCCACCCACCACGGCCTCCACCTGGTCAGCCTGTCCCTGAACGAGGTGGTCGAACCGCAGGTGTTCCACGCGCTTGCGCTGGACAAGCAGGTCCCGCCGCTGGCCCGGTTCCTGGCCCACCTGCCTCGTGCGCTGACCGCGGCGTGGCACGAGTTCGACTGGGGACCGCACGCGGGCCGGCTGCCGTTCCTGCCCAGGGTGCGCTACCGCCACGCCGTGCTCGGCCCAGCGCGCTGGCGCCTCGACACCACCGACTTGCCCAGCACGACCGACCACGGCCAGTGGAGGAGGGCGCTCGAACACTGGCGACAACGATTGCGCTGCCCCGGCACGGTGGAGCTGCGCGACGGTGACCGCTCGTTGCGGCTCACCCTGGACGAGCCGGTGCACGCCGAGGTGCTCCGCACCCACTTGGCCCGCCATGGGCAGGCGATCCTGGTCGAAGTCTCTGACCAGGCCATGTTCGGCTGGGCGGGCGGCCACGTCCACGAGATCGCTGTGCCACTGGCCTCCACACGACCACCGACGCCTTCCCCGCGCGTCGCCGCCTTGCCGCTCGTGACCAACAGCGATCACGGCCATCTCCCCGGCACGGGGGACTGGCTGTACACCAAGCTCTACACCCATCCCGACCGGGTGAACGAGATCGTCGCCCACCGGCTGCCACAGCTCCTCGAAACCACTGGTTCGGCAGCACGAGCCTGGTACATCCGCTACCGCAGCCCACAGGAGAACGACCACCTGCGGCTGCGCCTGCGCACCTCCGGTCGGGAAGAACACCTGCGCGCCGTGGCTGCTGTTGGTGAGTGGGCGCAACAACTCCGCCGCGACGGCTTCGCCTCGCGCCTCGTCCTGGACACCTACCTGCCCGAGACGGGTCACTACGGGCACGGCCCGGCGATGGAAGCGGCCGAAGAGGTGTTCATCGCCGACTCGACCGCGGTCTCCAGCCAACTGCGGCACCTGCCCGACACCGCCGTCGCTCCCACCGTCTTGGCCGCAGTCGGCATGGTCGCCATCGCAGACGGCTTCCTCGGCAGCCGCGAAGAGGCGCTGCGCTGGCTGCTCGACCGCCCTGCACCGGGCACTGCGGACCGACACCACACCGCGAGCACGACCCGCTTGACCCTGGCCGACAACCTCTGCGAACTGCCCGGCTGGACCGACGAGCTGACGCAGGCGTGGAAGGCCCGAGCTGCTGCTCTTGCTGCCTACCGCAAGCAGTTGCCCGCTGAGATCGGCTCCGACGCGGTGCTGGAGTCCCTGCTGCACATGCACCACAACCGGGTCCTCGGCGTTGATCGCACGAGCGAGGCCGCCTGCCGCCGCATGGCCCGTCAAGCCGCCCTGGCCTGGCACGCCCGAGGTGCTCGGTGA
- a CDS encoding lanthionine synthetase C family protein — MTTLTNTSLPTAQPGWGQDLSRGAAGIALLHLENGRWDTAQPWLRMMTEHPITAEPSACGLYRGAPAVAFTLHAARRAAGKPVSQTALNTLDEHITTLTQQRLAAAHDRIDRRRLAEVREFDLISGLTGIGAYLLHAHGNTELLRQVLTYLVRLTEPVVVDGEQLPGWWSGNGPAGRPGDRWSGGHGNVGIAHGITGPLALLATTARRGIAIPGQHEAMERICTWLDDLRQGPVDTPWWPGIVSRAEHRNRVVHQHGPQRPSWCYGTPGLARTQQLAALALEDQARQHTAEQALVGCVNDERQLAQLHDASLCHGWAGLLHTTRCTAADATDDRLAAGLPALRTRLHDHLDRHGPPTSPGLLEGTTGVLLTDRAGAAPVTRWDACLLLNG; from the coding sequence GTGACCACGTTGACCAATACCTCGCTGCCAACTGCGCAGCCAGGTTGGGGACAGGACTTGAGCAGGGGAGCGGCAGGAATCGCCCTGCTGCACCTGGAGAACGGCCGGTGGGACACCGCTCAGCCGTGGCTGCGCATGATGACCGAGCACCCCATCACCGCTGAACCCTCTGCCTGCGGCTTGTACCGAGGAGCACCAGCCGTTGCCTTCACCCTGCACGCGGCCCGCCGAGCGGCCGGGAAGCCGGTCTCCCAGACCGCGCTGAACACCCTCGACGAGCACATCACGACCCTCACCCAGCAGCGCCTCGCCGCTGCCCACGACCGCATCGATCGGCGCCGGCTCGCCGAGGTCCGCGAGTTCGACCTGATCAGCGGTCTTACCGGGATCGGTGCGTACCTGCTGCACGCCCACGGCAACACCGAACTGCTGCGCCAGGTCTTGACCTACCTGGTCCGGCTGACCGAACCCGTGGTCGTCGACGGCGAGCAGCTACCCGGCTGGTGGAGCGGCAACGGACCAGCTGGTCGCCCGGGAGACCGCTGGTCGGGCGGGCACGGCAACGTGGGCATCGCCCACGGCATCACCGGCCCACTCGCCTTGCTGGCCACCACCGCGCGACGCGGCATCGCAATACCTGGTCAGCACGAGGCGATGGAGCGGATCTGCACCTGGCTCGACGACCTGCGCCAAGGCCCGGTGGACACCCCGTGGTGGCCAGGCATCGTGTCCCGCGCCGAACACCGGAATCGCGTCGTTCACCAACACGGTCCGCAACGTCCCTCCTGGTGCTACGGCACACCGGGCCTCGCTCGTACCCAGCAGTTGGCCGCCCTCGCCCTGGAGGACCAGGCTCGCCAACACACTGCTGAACAGGCCCTCGTAGGTTGCGTGAACGACGAGCGCCAACTCGCGCAACTGCACGACGCCTCGCTGTGCCACGGCTGGGCCGGACTCCTGCACACCACGCGGTGCACGGCTGCGGACGCCACCGACGATCGCTTGGCCGCCGGCCTGCCCGCGCTGCGCACCCGTCTGCACGACCACCTCGACCGCCACGGTCCGCCGACCTCACCCGGCCTGCTGGAAGGCACCACCGGAGTTCTCCTGACCGACCGAGCTGGTGCCGCGCCGGTCACCCGATGGGATGCCTGCCTGCTGCTCAACGGCTGA
- the fxlM gene encoding methyltransferase, FxLD system, whose protein sequence is MNTTTNSSPEALRAAMVDRIKAAGHARTAAVEQALREVPRHRFVPAAQLTDAYANQAVITKRAADGAALSCASVPTVVAMMLDQLDVQPGHRILEIGAGTGYNAALLATLTGPTGHVTTVDIDPEVTAGARAGLDVTGFADVEVITADGSLGAPGNAPYDRIIVTVGAFDIPPAWREQLVPGGRLVVPLGWRGQTRSVAFVRDDDRLRSDSVKLCGFVPMIGQDSERSAHLDDDEQVTLYWDADQDIDPELLHGVLSTPKTEVWSEVTVGGSEPFDGVWLRMTATEPATCRIAADQAAVDSGLCTPAIPSRSPALAEADSLAYFTYRRVDPDQSSGVRAELGAIGHGQAGERLAQRLCDQIRAWGMNRTDEPVVIAHFAEHPVEGPNVIKRWINLTIAF, encoded by the coding sequence ATGAACACCACCACCAACTCCTCGCCCGAGGCCCTGCGCGCCGCGATGGTCGACCGCATCAAGGCCGCCGGCCACGCCCGCACCGCCGCGGTGGAGCAGGCCCTGCGCGAGGTTCCCCGGCACCGCTTCGTGCCCGCCGCGCAGCTCACCGACGCCTACGCCAACCAGGCTGTGATCACCAAGCGCGCCGCCGACGGCGCCGCCCTGAGCTGCGCGTCCGTGCCCACCGTGGTCGCCATGATGCTCGACCAGCTCGACGTGCAGCCCGGTCACCGCATCCTGGAGATCGGCGCGGGCACCGGCTACAACGCCGCCCTGCTCGCCACGCTGACCGGCCCGACAGGCCACGTCACCACCGTCGACATCGACCCCGAGGTCACCGCAGGCGCCCGCGCGGGCTTGGACGTCACCGGCTTCGCCGACGTGGAGGTGATCACCGCCGACGGCTCCCTCGGCGCACCCGGCAACGCCCCCTACGACCGGATCATCGTCACCGTCGGCGCGTTCGACATCCCACCAGCTTGGCGCGAACAGCTCGTTCCCGGTGGTCGCCTGGTCGTCCCCCTGGGCTGGCGCGGCCAGACCCGCAGCGTCGCCTTCGTCCGCGACGACGACCGGCTGCGGTCGGACTCGGTCAAGCTGTGCGGCTTCGTGCCCATGATCGGCCAGGACAGCGAGCGCTCCGCCCACCTCGACGACGATGAACAGGTCACCCTGTACTGGGACGCCGACCAGGACATCGACCCCGAACTCCTGCACGGCGTCTTGAGCACACCGAAGACCGAGGTCTGGTCCGAGGTCACCGTGGGCGGCTCCGAACCGTTCGACGGCGTCTGGCTGCGCATGACCGCCACTGAGCCCGCCACCTGCCGCATCGCCGCCGACCAAGCCGCGGTCGACAGCGGCCTGTGTACTCCCGCCATTCCGAGCCGCAGCCCTGCCCTCGCCGAAGCCGACTCCTTGGCCTACTTCACCTACCGCCGCGTGGACCCGGATCAGAGCAGTGGCGTCCGCGCTGAACTCGGCGCGATCGGCCACGGTCAAGCTGGGGAGCGCCTCGCGCAGAGGCTGTGCGATCAGATTCGCGCCTGGGGAATGAATCGCACTGATGAGCCGGTCGTGATCGCCCACTTTGCTGAGCACCCCGTGGAAGGCCCGAACGTCATCAAGCGCTGGATCAATTTGACCATCGCATTCTGA
- a CDS encoding DNA cytosine methyltransferase, with the protein MAVYAVKLERSDLLQLPVHPDACTEETFEQWCAERVANGARLAVDLFSGGGGLSLGLTDAGWTVAASVDHNKFALQTHRANFPGLALDVDLGDPKKRAALIRRLKRVDIDLIAGGPPCQPFSRAGRSKIRSLVDAGVRDEFDERKELWRAYVDVVLKVKPRAVLMENVPDMALGDDFHVVRRIVDMLEDVGYRTNLRLVDAWQYGVPQHRKRLILLARLDSDTFTWPSPGKAVTVRDAIADLPDLGLTTGGRELSYSPTGEVSDFAKVMRRGTNEETVWDHMTRPVRDDDREIFASMTSKTLYAHIDPSLRRYTAETFDDKYKRLDWDELSRSITAHIAKDGYWYIHPSENRTLTVREAARIQTFPDDFRFAGSRSHAFQQIGNAVPPMLGKAAAIALSPVPVIDKARQNRWRVLANHLAAWAEERRDGNYWCVLPGEQLTPPVAAVVAMLDPSPVELAAYTPGLREVASKRRVTKQAVDLIEQAAVRRVAAAAVTRLRQLQNDRRLWLHPQDMPEVLALPPGKTVLLKLLAGDDVLLTSQPVIRVSSRVLNTSSERANSLTDGRVDLSRLVGGDAKAPLRMAALRLVGQLHCHKQAPMCEGCPLARQCATARDSEFSDRLF; encoded by the coding sequence GTGGCGGTCTACGCGGTGAAGCTCGAACGCAGCGACCTGCTCCAACTGCCGGTGCACCCCGACGCGTGCACCGAGGAGACGTTCGAGCAGTGGTGCGCCGAGCGGGTGGCGAACGGCGCCCGGCTCGCGGTCGACCTGTTCTCCGGTGGCGGTGGGTTGAGCCTGGGCTTGACCGACGCCGGGTGGACCGTCGCGGCCTCGGTCGACCACAACAAGTTCGCGCTCCAGACCCACCGGGCGAACTTCCCCGGCCTCGCGCTCGACGTGGACCTGGGAGACCCGAAGAAGCGCGCCGCGTTGATCAGGAGGCTCAAACGCGTCGACATCGACCTCATCGCCGGTGGACCACCGTGCCAACCGTTCAGCAGGGCCGGGCGCAGCAAGATCCGCAGTCTGGTGGACGCGGGTGTGCGCGACGAGTTCGACGAGCGCAAGGAGCTGTGGCGGGCGTACGTCGACGTCGTGCTCAAGGTGAAGCCCCGTGCGGTGCTCATGGAGAACGTCCCCGACATGGCCTTGGGCGACGACTTCCACGTCGTGCGACGGATCGTGGACATGCTGGAAGACGTCGGATACCGGACCAACCTGCGCTTGGTCGACGCCTGGCAGTACGGCGTTCCCCAGCACCGCAAGCGCTTGATCTTGCTCGCCCGCCTGGACAGCGACACCTTCACCTGGCCCAGCCCCGGCAAAGCGGTGACCGTGCGGGACGCGATCGCCGACTTACCCGACCTCGGCCTCACCACGGGCGGTCGAGAGCTGAGCTATTCACCCACTGGTGAGGTGTCGGATTTCGCCAAGGTGATGAGGCGCGGCACCAATGAGGAGACGGTGTGGGACCACATGACCCGACCTGTTCGCGACGATGATCGCGAGATCTTCGCCTCGATGACGTCCAAGACGCTCTACGCGCACATCGACCCCAGCTTGCGCAGGTACACGGCGGAAACGTTCGACGACAAGTACAAGCGGTTGGACTGGGACGAGCTGAGCCGCTCCATCACAGCGCACATCGCCAAAGACGGTTACTGGTACATCCACCCGTCGGAGAACCGCACCCTCACCGTTCGCGAGGCCGCCCGCATCCAGACGTTCCCGGACGACTTCCGCTTCGCGGGCAGCCGCAGCCACGCGTTCCAGCAGATCGGCAACGCCGTTCCACCGATGCTGGGCAAGGCCGCAGCCATCGCATTGTCCCCGGTACCGGTTATCGACAAAGCCCGTCAGAACCGGTGGCGCGTTCTCGCCAACCACTTGGCCGCTTGGGCCGAGGAGCGGCGTGACGGGAACTACTGGTGCGTGCTCCCCGGGGAGCAGTTGACCCCACCGGTCGCCGCGGTCGTGGCGATGCTGGACCCGTCACCCGTTGAACTGGCCGCGTACACTCCCGGCCTCCGTGAAGTGGCCAGCAAGAGGCGGGTCACCAAGCAAGCGGTGGACCTCATCGAGCAGGCGGCAGTCAGGCGCGTGGCCGCTGCGGCGGTCACGCGTTTGCGGCAGTTGCAGAATGACCGGAGACTCTGGTTGCACCCCCAGGACATGCCGGAGGTCTTGGCCCTTCCACCCGGGAAGACCGTCCTCTTGAAGCTCTTGGCGGGCGACGACGTCCTGTTGACCAGCCAACCGGTCATCCGCGTGTCGTCACGCGTGCTCAACACCAGCTCGGAACGAGCGAACAGCCTCACCGACGGCAGGGTCGACCTGTCCCGCTTGGTGGGAGGTGACGCCAAGGCACCGTTGCGCATGGCCGCGTTGCGACTGGTCGGCCAGCTCCACTGCCACAAGCAAGCACCGATGTGCGAGGGGTGTCCACTGGCCCGCCAATGCGCGACCGCCCGCGACAGCGAGTTCTCGGACAGGCTGTTCTGA
- a CDS encoding AIPR family protein: protein MTDGELAAFAAELRRRVDDRVQAEPELMARDAFVTLVGEHLIDDGALDDLDTCYLFMPWQNRRVEVAGYDITGDGTILHLVTSEYGMDAEPLKRERLTQLVRYVGAFAEFCRNGLHEQLERSSPAYDMVERIHSAWSQLQMIKIFVFTDGKTGLRRAEEATVAGLPTLVNVWDVSRLQKLISSGAQQEDILIDVAKMGYEVQCLESPEQADGYRCLMAMLPGKLLADLYDEHHSRLLQRNVRAYLQARGKVNKGIAETIKEQPGRFLAYNNGVSATARAADLERTSNGLVLRTLTELQIVNGGQTTASLHHAARKGIDLSEVTVPAKITLIPDDRLDSMVPEISRYANSQNAVTPADFEGNSRFHVGLERWSRTTWVTPLGVDVEQTRWYYERVRGQYDVEKNKFTTAAARRKFDRENPVRQRFGKTDAAKYEYAYSLRPEVVCQGAEKCFRTWTSDEGLAEREAPDDVYFRHLVAKGILFRQVRSIIQKQNFGGYLGQTAAHTVSLIVHTLGGLDLDRLWREQTLPEAIATAVPDVAKAVRRVLTSPPSGGNITEWAKKTACWDRVRAVGWAPPSDVLAG from the coding sequence GTGACGGACGGTGAGCTCGCCGCCTTCGCAGCCGAGTTGCGGCGCAGGGTGGACGACCGGGTCCAGGCCGAACCGGAGCTGATGGCGCGGGACGCGTTCGTGACCCTGGTCGGCGAGCACCTGATCGACGACGGGGCGCTGGACGACCTGGACACCTGCTACCTGTTCATGCCCTGGCAGAACCGCCGCGTCGAGGTCGCCGGGTACGACATCACGGGCGACGGCACGATCCTGCACCTCGTCACGTCCGAGTACGGCATGGACGCCGAGCCGTTGAAGCGAGAGCGGCTCACCCAGTTGGTCCGCTACGTGGGCGCGTTCGCGGAGTTCTGCCGCAACGGCCTGCACGAGCAGCTGGAGCGGTCGAGTCCGGCGTACGACATGGTCGAGCGCATCCACAGCGCGTGGTCCCAGCTCCAGATGATCAAAATCTTCGTCTTCACCGACGGGAAGACCGGGTTGCGCCGCGCGGAGGAAGCCACGGTCGCCGGTCTCCCGACCCTGGTGAACGTGTGGGACGTCAGCCGCCTCCAGAAGCTGATCAGCTCGGGGGCCCAGCAGGAGGACATCCTCATCGACGTCGCGAAGATGGGGTACGAGGTGCAGTGCTTGGAGTCACCCGAGCAGGCCGACGGGTACCGCTGCCTGATGGCGATGCTGCCCGGCAAGCTGCTCGCCGACCTGTACGACGAGCACCACAGCCGCCTGCTCCAGCGCAACGTGCGCGCCTACCTCCAGGCCCGGGGGAAGGTCAACAAGGGGATCGCGGAGACGATCAAGGAACAGCCCGGCCGGTTCCTGGCCTACAACAACGGCGTCTCGGCCACCGCTCGTGCAGCGGACCTCGAACGGACGTCGAACGGACTGGTGCTGCGGACCCTGACCGAGTTGCAGATCGTCAACGGTGGGCAGACCACGGCCTCGCTGCACCACGCGGCCCGCAAGGGGATCGACCTGTCCGAGGTCACCGTGCCCGCGAAGATCACCCTGATCCCCGACGACCGGTTGGACAGCATGGTCCCGGAGATCTCCCGCTACGCGAACTCGCAGAACGCCGTCACCCCGGCCGACTTCGAGGGCAACAGCCGCTTCCACGTGGGGCTGGAACGTTGGTCCCGCACCACCTGGGTGACCCCTCTCGGTGTCGACGTCGAGCAGACCCGTTGGTACTACGAACGCGTGCGTGGGCAGTACGACGTCGAGAAGAACAAGTTCACGACCGCCGCCGCGCGGCGCAAGTTCGACCGCGAGAACCCCGTGCGGCAGCGGTTCGGCAAGACCGACGCCGCGAAGTACGAGTACGCCTACTCGCTCCGGCCGGAGGTCGTGTGCCAGGGCGCCGAGAAGTGCTTCCGGACGTGGACGTCGGACGAGGGCTTGGCTGAGCGCGAAGCCCCCGACGACGTGTACTTCCGCCACTTGGTCGCAAAGGGGATCCTGTTCCGCCAGGTGAGGTCGATCATCCAGAAGCAGAACTTCGGCGGCTACCTGGGGCAGACTGCGGCGCACACCGTGTCGCTGATCGTGCACACGCTCGGTGGACTCGACTTGGACCGGCTCTGGCGCGAGCAGACGCTGCCCGAGGCGATCGCCACGGCGGTGCCCGATGTCGCGAAGGCGGTGCGGCGGGTGCTCACCTCTCCCCCGAGCGGGGGGAACATCACGGAGTGGGCGAAGAAAACCGCCTGCTGGGACCGCGTCCGCGCCGTGGGCTGGGCTCCCCCCTCCGACGTACTCGCCGGCTAG